AAGAAAAAGCAATCTCGTTATCTTCTATTAATTTTATATATCCATTTTCCTGCCATTTCAACAAAATGGGTCTAATTCTTTCATAATTATCTCGAATATTTTTATTTAGCACATCTAATAAATTCCAATCAACAATTGGAGACATCAAATAAATATTATCGTGATAAATATAATTTATTATTATTAATAATAATCTACTACGTTTCATAACTCATGTGTTATTTGAAGGTTATGACTTCTCCTGTTTTTAGATTTGTCATTCTTGTTAATTTAATTTTATATTGTGTTATAAATTGCGTCTGCTTTCTTACCGCTTCGTATTTTAAACGATTCAGTCGAATGTGTTGAAGGGTCTATAGTTTCTTAGTCCATGTATTATTTATTGGTTCTTTTATCAAGCTATTTGCTTACTCATAAGTGTATTAAAAGCAAAAGTTCCACCCTGGTACGCATTTAAAAGAGGCGTGGTGGAAACTGTCACGACAAAGATAGTTCTTTTATTTTAATCTTGCAAGTCTTTAGAGTAAATCTTTGAAAATCATTGAGAAAGGTAAATTGAAGTATGAATAGAAAAGCTATTGTTCTCTGGTTTAAAAGTGTTTGTAAACTATTTTCACTCATCTCAAAACCAATACATGCTCTTTAGGGGTCTAAAAGACGCTCTTTCGGCTTGTAAAAGGTGCCCTTTTGAGGTCTTATTAACGCCCTTTTGAAGTCCAATTAAGCACCTTTTACGTTACTACTTTATAACTAATTGATTTCCTTATGGTTACAAACTTGCTTTTTATATGTGTTTTTGCCGTTATTTATTGATGTTTTCTTTGAACTTATGTAATGTTTTTTTCAATTTATTGCCTATAGATTTCGAAGTCTTAAAATGAAAAGGTTGGGTCTTCAGGATGTTGGAGTGATAAGGTTTGCCACTTGTGTTTAGAGTTTAAAGTAATGTCACACGGAGGCACGGAGAGGACGGAGGATTATTAAAAATACAGTACAGGTAGTTACGGAGGCACCGTCGGTGCGTGGAGCAACGGAGCTTGTTAGCAAACTTTGTTAGAGTTATAATGCACAGAACATTTAACTTAAAACGTATCAGGAATCTGTACGCTGCATCTCCGTTGCTCTTTGTGCCGTCGGCACCTCTGTAATATAGGCTTTACCTCCGTCCCCTCCGTGACTCCGTGTGCTTTTTATATAATAGCTTTAGCCGCATAGTCAGGTTTCTTACAGCCTGCACACAGCGGATTACCTTCACGAAAAGAAACGTTTTTTTTGGGGAAGATAAACATTTCTTTCCATGAAAGTAAAGCCTTATTCTTATGAAAATACCTCCGAGAGTGTTGTTATAGGCAGGCAACAGTGAGGCCCGCCATGACGATGCTGACCATACTCATGAGTTTGATAAGGATGTTGAGCGATGGACCAGAAGTGTCTTTGAATGGGTCGCCAACGGTGTCACCGACGATGGTTGCCTTGTGAGCTTCAGAGCCTTTACCACCGAAGTTGCCCTCTTCGACATACTTCTTCGCATTGTCCCACGCACCACCAGCATTCGACATGAAGACGGCAAGGGTGAAGCCGGCTGCCAAACCGCCTACTAACAAGCCCAATACACCTGCCACTCCGAGCAAAAGACCGACGACAACGGGGATGATGATGGCTAAAAGCGATGGGATAATCATCTCGTGTTGCGCACTCTGAGTACTGATTTCTACGCATCGTCCATAGTCTGGTGTGCCTGTTCCTTCTAATATTCCCTTAATCTCACGGAACTGGCGACGCACCTCTTCCACCATCTTTCCAGCTGCTCTACCAACGGCACCCATCGTCAATCCGCAGAAAAGGAAGGCTGCCATAGCACCGATAAACGCACCGACAAGCACCTTTGGATTCATCAGGTTCACTTGGAAGAAGTTCATGAAGTCTGGGATAGTAGCCTTTGTAGCATCAATGGTTTCGCCTGCAACGTTGGTCATTTGTGTACCGACACGAGCCATGGCAATCTTGATTTCTTCGATATAAGAAGCCAACAACGCCAATGCTGTCAGTGCAGCCGAACCAATAGCAAAGCCCTTACCCGTAGCAGCAGTCGTATTACCCAAGGCGTCAAGGGCATCAGTACGCTGGCGCACCTCCGCTCCTAACTCGCTCATCTCCGCATTACCGCCAGCGTTGTCGGCAATCGGTCCGTAGGCATCTGTTGCCAAGGTGATACCCAAGGTTGAGAGCATACCGACCGCAGCGATACCGATACCATAGAGTCCGTGTTGAATAGAGAGTGCTGACATTGACATGTCAAAGCCGTTGGCACAGAGATAACTCAGCATGATAGCCACTGAAATAGAAAGGACAGGGACGCAAGTAGAAATCATACCCGTACCAATACCTTTTATAATAACAGTCGCAGCACCTGTATGACTTGCCTCCGAAATCGCCTTTGTAGGCATGTAACTCTGGGAAGTATAGTACTCCGTTGCCTGTCCGATGATAACACCAGCTGCCAAACCAGCAATCACAGAGAAGCTAACACCGAGCCAATTCTCCAGTCCTAAGAGGTAGAGAATGAGGAAGCTAACAGCTGCAATGAGTACAGCAGCCGTGTTCGTGCCCAATCCTAAGGCGTGGAGAAGGTCCTTCATCGTGGCTCCCTCCTTCGTTCTTACGAGGAAAATACCGAATAAACTAAGGAAAACACCGACGGCAGCGATGAGCATTGGTGCGATGACAGCCTTCAGTTGCATATCACCTGATGAGGCTGCAAAGGCAGTAGCACCCAAGGCAGCCGTAGAAAGAATCGAACCACAATAGCTCTCGTAGAGGTCGGCACCCATACCAGCCACATCGCCCACGTTGTCGCCCACGTTGTCGGCAATCGTTGCAGGGTTGCGTGGGTCGTCTTCAGGGATGTTAGCTTCCACCTTACCCACGAGGTCGGCGCCCACGTCAGCCGCCTTTGTATAGATGCCGCCACCCACACGAGCAAACAAAGCCTGTGTAGATGCACCCATACCGAAGGTCAACATCGTTGTTGTGATGGTGATAAGCATTTCGCTCGTTGTCATCTTATCAGAATAGAACCAAGTGAGGACAATGAACCAAATGGCTATGTCTAACAAGCCTAATCCAACGACAACGAGTCCCATGACTGCGCCCGAACGGAAGGCAATTTTGAGTCCATCGTTGAGTCCGTTGCGTGCTGCGTTGGCTGTTCTCGCACTGGCATAGGTAGCCGTTTTCATACCGAAGAAACCCGCAAGGCCAGAGAAGAAACCACCAGTCAGGAAGGCGAAGGGTACCCATTCATTCTGTGCATTGAAGCCATAAGCCATGATGGCGAAGACGATAGCCAGAACAACAAAAACAATCAATACGACTTTGTATTGCTGTTTCAGATACGCCATGGCACCACGGCGCACGTATTCAGCAATCTCAACCATGCGGGGTGTACCTTCCTCCGCTTTCATCATAGACTTAAAGAAATACCATGCCATACCCAAGGCGCATACTGATGCAATGGGAATGAGCCAAAAAACTTGTGGGATGTGTTCCATAATTTAAAATGTTTAGGTTGTGTAATAGATAGATTATAATATGGTGCAAATATATAAAAAAATATTGAGAGAGGAAGGAAATGGAGGGAAAAAGAAAGCGTAAAACAGCAACCAATCACCACAACAAGCAGCAACAACTGGCCCCTCCCCCCTTACCCCTCCCCCAAAGGGAGGGGAGTGAAATGTAACGAAAGCAACTGGCCCCACCCCCCAACCCCTCCCCCATAGGGAGGGGAGTAGAATGCGAGATACCCCTATGGTTGGAAAAACTGTTTAGTCATTCCTAAGCAAACGGTTCCCAACACTCCCCCTCTCTGTAGGAGAGAGGGTTGGAGGGGGGGAGGCTTTTTCACCTTCTCCAAGCCAATTAACGCCCCGCACATCTTGTGCGAAGCCTTCGCACGCCGTGTGTTAAGCCCCCACACGTATCTCTTTACACACAAATACCAGCCTTATTAGCTTTTCAGCATTGTCTATCAAAAGGCTAAGACTATGTGAGAATTAGCCTTATTCCTTACTATATTTTACATAAAACACACCTTAATCTATCCCTTTTCTATCCTGAAATAGCAAACAATATGGAAACCACAAGGGGTACCTCGCATTTCACTCCCCTCCCTTTGGGGGAGGGGTTGGGGGTGGGGCCGCTTGCTGTGGTGTGTTTTGGTGGTTTCTTTTTTTTTACCACTGCCCCTTCAGCGTTTCTAACAACGCCTTTGATATTGCCTCATTCGCCTCTTTTGTATATCTGAGGTCGGTGAAGACCTGTGCGAGGGTTTCTTTGTTGTTGATTTCCACAAAGTGTTTGTTCTCCTCTAACTGCTCCTTTGGCGTATAAAAAGCATCGATACGGTCGGGGGTATAGTCTTCGTAAGTCTCGTGGTGGATGATACTGTCGATAGGAAGGCGGTCGGTGAGGGCAGGATCTTCTGCAGGCCAACCGAGTGTGATAGTGGCAACAGGCATCACGAGACGAGGCAGTTGTAGGACTTCAATGATGGTTTTAGGGTTGTAAATGGTCGTACCTAAGAAACAAGTACCTAAGCCCTCTTCCTCAGCAAGATTGCAGAAAGTCTGACAATAGAGCAGCGCATCGGTGGCAGCATTGAGGAAAGAAAGGAAGTTGTCGTAACCCGGAGTAGCCTTACGGTTCTCCGCCCAGAGCGTA
The nucleotide sequence above comes from Prevotella melaninogenica ATCC 25845. Encoded proteins:
- a CDS encoding sodium-translocating pyrophosphatase, giving the protein MEHIPQVFWLIPIASVCALGMAWYFFKSMMKAEEGTPRMVEIAEYVRRGAMAYLKQQYKVVLIVFVVLAIVFAIMAYGFNAQNEWVPFAFLTGGFFSGLAGFFGMKTATYASARTANAARNGLNDGLKIAFRSGAVMGLVVVGLGLLDIAIWFIVLTWFYSDKMTTSEMLITITTTMLTFGMGASTQALFARVGGGIYTKAADVGADLVGKVEANIPEDDPRNPATIADNVGDNVGDVAGMGADLYESYCGSILSTAALGATAFAASSGDMQLKAVIAPMLIAAVGVFLSLFGIFLVRTKEGATMKDLLHALGLGTNTAAVLIAAVSFLILYLLGLENWLGVSFSVIAGLAAGVIIGQATEYYTSQSYMPTKAISEASHTGAATVIIKGIGTGMISTCVPVLSISVAIMLSYLCANGFDMSMSALSIQHGLYGIGIAAVGMLSTLGITLATDAYGPIADNAGGNAEMSELGAEVRQRTDALDALGNTTAATGKGFAIGSAALTALALLASYIEEIKIAMARVGTQMTNVAGETIDATKATIPDFMNFFQVNLMNPKVLVGAFIGAMAAFLFCGLTMGAVGRAAGKMVEEVRRQFREIKGILEGTGTPDYGRCVEISTQSAQHEMIIPSLLAIIIPVVVGLLLGVAGVLGLLVGGLAAGFTLAVFMSNAGGAWDNAKKYVEEGNFGGKGSEAHKATIVGDTVGDPFKDTSGPSLNILIKLMSMVSIVMAGLTVACL
- a CDS encoding nitroreductase family protein; protein product: MKTINTRKTIRKYTNKDVSEDLLRTLLEKAERTPTMGNLQLYSVIITRNEEKKAQLAPAHFNQPMVMGAPVVLTFCADFRRTTLWAENRKATPGYDNFLSFLNAATDALLYCQTFCNLAEEEGLGTCFLGTTIYNPKTIIEVLQLPRLVMPVATITLGWPAEDPALTDRLPIDSIIHHETYEDYTPDRIDAFYTPKEQLEENKHFVEINNKETLAQVFTDLRYTKEANEAISKALLETLKGQW
- a CDS encoding peptidase; the encoded protein is MKRSRLLLIIINYIYHDNIYLMSPIVDWNLLDVLNKNIRDNYERIRPILLKWQENGYIKLIEDNEIAFSFIPEKLPSKEKLIEESLNFK